One window of the Cryptomeria japonica chromosome 7, Sugi_1.0, whole genome shotgun sequence genome contains the following:
- the LOC131039790 gene encoding serine/threonine protein phosphatase 2A 57 kDa regulatory subunit B' beta isoform isoform X3, producing the protein MFAKLMGRRLSRKPAKSETNGTGVPVHSVRVLDEPSKVSVEKVTSPARNGLSSVNAELLSNVETLKSVEPVNNDIGSKVAVALPVPTPGLHASPMEVNDMMDMIGDDLSPDDSTVVSTVTVENLPLLRDVPVAERHDLLIKKLSLCCQLYDFLDPKGNVTEKEIKRQTLLEIVDYIQYGAGKFTESIHRDIANMLAVNLFRTMPPAYHESTGSEKFDREEEDACMEPAWPHLQLVYEVFLQYIISTETDPRIAKRYIDRIFVMRLLDLFDSEDPREREYSKTILHRIYGKYMMHRPFIRKAINNIFYRFIYETERHNGIGELLEILGSIINGFAMPLKEEHKLFLARVLIPLHRPKCISFYHQQLSYCITQFVEKDYRLIDPVIRGLLKFWPVTNSQKEVMLLGELEELLEITQSPELECCMVPLFQQIGRCLQCLHFQNELFSFGAMITLSI; encoded by the exons ATGTTTGCAAAACTAATGGGCAGGCGGCTAAGTCGCAAGCCTGCAAAATCTGAGACCAATGGAACAGGGGTGCCTGTACATTCTGTGAGAGTTCTGGACGAGCCCTCAAAGGTCTCCGTGGAGAAGGTGACTTCACCTGCAAGAAATGGATTAAGCTCAGTGAATGCCGAGCTGCTTTCAAATGTTGAGACATTAAAGTCAGTAGAACCTGTAAATAATGACATAGGCAGTAAAGTTGCTGTGGCTCTTCCAGTCCCTACTCCTGGCTTGCATGCATCTCCAATGGAAGTGAATGACATGATGGATATGATAGGTGATGATTTATCTCCTGATGATTCTACCGTTGTTAGTACAGTCACTGTTGAAAATCTACCATTATTAAGAGATGTTCCTGTAGCTGAACGGCATGAtctattaataaaaaaattgagtCTTTGCTGTCAATTGTATGATTTCTTGGACCCCAAAGGGAATGTTACAGAAAAAGAGATCAAGCGGCAAACCTTACTTGAGATTGTTGACTATATCCAGTATGGAGCTGGGAAATTTACAGAGAGCATTCACAGGGATATTGCCAATATGCTTGCAGTGAACCTTTTCCGTACCATGCCTCCAGCATACCATGAAAGCACGGGATCTGAGAAATttgatagagaagaagaggatgCCTGCATGGAACCCGCATGGCCACATTTGCAGTTAGTGTATGAGGTCTTCTTACAATATATAATTTCTACAGAAACAGATCCCAGAATAGCAAAGAGGTATATAGATCGCATCTTTGTGATGAGACTACTTGACCTGTTTGATTCTGAAGATCCCCGTGAGAGAGAGTATTCAAAGACTATATTGCATCGCATTTATGGGAAATATATGATGCACAGGCCTTTCATACGGAAGGCAATCAACAATATATTCTATCGTTTCATTTATGAAACAGAGAGACACAATGGTATTGGAGAGTTGCTAGAAATTCTGGGAAGCATAATAAATGGTTTTGCAATGCCTCTCAAAGAAGAACATAAACTCTTTTTAGCAAGAGTTCTTATTCCTCTGCATAGGCCGAAATGTATTTCTTTTTACCATCAACAGCTATCATACTGTATCACTCAGTTTGTGGAAAAAGACTACAGATTAATAGATCCTGTTATCAGGGGTCTGTTGAAATTTTGGCCTGTCACAAATAGTCAGAAGGAAGTTATGCTTCTGGGTGAGTTGGAGGAACTTCTAGAAATAACTCAATCCCCAGAATTAGAATGTTGCATGGTCCCTTTATTTCAACAGATTGGCCGTTGCCTGCAATGCTTACATTTCCAG AACGAGCTCTTTTCTTTTGGAGCAATGATcacattgtcaatctga
- the LOC131039790 gene encoding serine/threonine protein phosphatase 2A 57 kDa regulatory subunit B' beta isoform isoform X2: MFAKLMGRRLSRKPAKSETNGTGVPVHSVRVLDEPSKVSVEKVTSPARNGLSSVNAELLSNVETLKSVEPVNNDIGSKVAVALPVPTPGLHASPMEVNDMMDMIGDDLSPDDSTVVSTVTVENLPLLRDVPVAERHDLLIKKLSLCCQLYDFLDPKGNVTEKEIKRQTLLEIVDYIQYGAGKFTESIHRDIANMLAVNLFRTMPPAYHESTGSEKFDREEEDACMEPAWPHLQLVYEVFLQYIISTETDPRIAKRYIDRIFVMRLLDLFDSEDPREREYSKTILHRIYGKYMMHRPFIRKAINNIFYRFIYETERHNGIGELLEILGSIINGFAMPLKEEHKLFLARVLIPLHRPKCISFYHQQLSYCITQFVEKDYRLIDPVIRGLLKFWPVTNSQKEVMLLGELEELLEITQSPELECCMVPLFQQIGRCLQCLHFQVAERALFFWSNDHIVNLIAQNRNVILPLIFEALEKNTACHWHHSVNGLTMNVRKMFMEMDENLYKECQVKFQDKQNRTRENVEKRAIAWKQLEAASTSKGIFIG; the protein is encoded by the exons ATGTTTGCAAAACTAATGGGCAGGCGGCTAAGTCGCAAGCCTGCAAAATCTGAGACCAATGGAACAGGGGTGCCTGTACATTCTGTGAGAGTTCTGGACGAGCCCTCAAAGGTCTCCGTGGAGAAGGTGACTTCACCTGCAAGAAATGGATTAAGCTCAGTGAATGCCGAGCTGCTTTCAAATGTTGAGACATTAAAGTCAGTAGAACCTGTAAATAATGACATAGGCAGTAAAGTTGCTGTGGCTCTTCCAGTCCCTACTCCTGGCTTGCATGCATCTCCAATGGAAGTGAATGACATGATGGATATGATAGGTGATGATTTATCTCCTGATGATTCTACCGTTGTTAGTACAGTCACTGTTGAAAATCTACCATTATTAAGAGATGTTCCTGTAGCTGAACGGCATGAtctattaataaaaaaattgagtCTTTGCTGTCAATTGTATGATTTCTTGGACCCCAAAGGGAATGTTACAGAAAAAGAGATCAAGCGGCAAACCTTACTTGAGATTGTTGACTATATCCAGTATGGAGCTGGGAAATTTACAGAGAGCATTCACAGGGATATTGCCAATATGCTTGCAGTGAACCTTTTCCGTACCATGCCTCCAGCATACCATGAAAGCACGGGATCTGAGAAATttgatagagaagaagaggatgCCTGCATGGAACCCGCATGGCCACATTTGCAGTTAGTGTATGAGGTCTTCTTACAATATATAATTTCTACAGAAACAGATCCCAGAATAGCAAAGAGGTATATAGATCGCATCTTTGTGATGAGACTACTTGACCTGTTTGATTCTGAAGATCCCCGTGAGAGAGAGTATTCAAAGACTATATTGCATCGCATTTATGGGAAATATATGATGCACAGGCCTTTCATACGGAAGGCAATCAACAATATATTCTATCGTTTCATTTATGAAACAGAGAGACACAATGGTATTGGAGAGTTGCTAGAAATTCTGGGAAGCATAATAAATGGTTTTGCAATGCCTCTCAAAGAAGAACATAAACTCTTTTTAGCAAGAGTTCTTATTCCTCTGCATAGGCCGAAATGTATTTCTTTTTACCATCAACAGCTATCATACTGTATCACTCAGTTTGTGGAAAAAGACTACAGATTAATAGATCCTGTTATCAGGGGTCTGTTGAAATTTTGGCCTGTCACAAATAGTCAGAAGGAAGTTATGCTTCTGGGTGAGTTGGAGGAACTTCTAGAAATAACTCAATCCCCAGAATTAGAATGTTGCATGGTCCCTTTATTTCAACAGATTGGCCGTTGCCTGCAATGCTTACATTTCCAG GTAGCAGAACGAGCTCTTTTCTTTTGGAGCAATGATcacattgtcaatctgatagcacAAAATCGAAATGTTATCCTTCCTCTCATTTTTGAAGCACTAGAAAAGAATACAGCATGTCATTGGCATCACTCAGTGAATGGCCTTACAATGAATGTAAGGAAAATGTTTATGGAAATGGATGAGAACTTGTATAAAGAATGCCAGGTGAAGTTCCAGGACAAACAAAACAGGACAAGAGAAAATGTAGAGAAGCGGGCAATAGCCTGGAAACAGTTGGAAGCGGCAAGTACATCCAAAG GAATTTTTATTGGATGA
- the LOC131039790 gene encoding serine/threonine protein phosphatase 2A 57 kDa regulatory subunit B' beta isoform isoform X1: MFAKLMGRRLSRKPAKSETNGTGVPVHSVRVLDEPSKVSVEKVTSPARNGLSSVNAELLSNVETLKSVEPVNNDIGSKVAVALPVPTPGLHASPMEVNDMMDMIGDDLSPDDSTVVSTVTVENLPLLRDVPVAERHDLLIKKLSLCCQLYDFLDPKGNVTEKEIKRQTLLEIVDYIQYGAGKFTESIHRDIANMLAVNLFRTMPPAYHESTGSEKFDREEEDACMEPAWPHLQLVYEVFLQYIISTETDPRIAKRYIDRIFVMRLLDLFDSEDPREREYSKTILHRIYGKYMMHRPFIRKAINNIFYRFIYETERHNGIGELLEILGSIINGFAMPLKEEHKLFLARVLIPLHRPKCISFYHQQLSYCITQFVEKDYRLIDPVIRGLLKFWPVTNSQKEVMLLGELEELLEITQSPELECCMVPLFQQIGRCLQCLHFQVAERALFFWSNDHIVNLIAQNRNVILPLIFEALEKNTACHWHHSVNGLTMNVRKMFMEMDENLYKECQVKFQDKQNRTRENVEKRAIAWKQLEAASTSKGINEEESIMKLPAS, translated from the exons ATGTTTGCAAAACTAATGGGCAGGCGGCTAAGTCGCAAGCCTGCAAAATCTGAGACCAATGGAACAGGGGTGCCTGTACATTCTGTGAGAGTTCTGGACGAGCCCTCAAAGGTCTCCGTGGAGAAGGTGACTTCACCTGCAAGAAATGGATTAAGCTCAGTGAATGCCGAGCTGCTTTCAAATGTTGAGACATTAAAGTCAGTAGAACCTGTAAATAATGACATAGGCAGTAAAGTTGCTGTGGCTCTTCCAGTCCCTACTCCTGGCTTGCATGCATCTCCAATGGAAGTGAATGACATGATGGATATGATAGGTGATGATTTATCTCCTGATGATTCTACCGTTGTTAGTACAGTCACTGTTGAAAATCTACCATTATTAAGAGATGTTCCTGTAGCTGAACGGCATGAtctattaataaaaaaattgagtCTTTGCTGTCAATTGTATGATTTCTTGGACCCCAAAGGGAATGTTACAGAAAAAGAGATCAAGCGGCAAACCTTACTTGAGATTGTTGACTATATCCAGTATGGAGCTGGGAAATTTACAGAGAGCATTCACAGGGATATTGCCAATATGCTTGCAGTGAACCTTTTCCGTACCATGCCTCCAGCATACCATGAAAGCACGGGATCTGAGAAATttgatagagaagaagaggatgCCTGCATGGAACCCGCATGGCCACATTTGCAGTTAGTGTATGAGGTCTTCTTACAATATATAATTTCTACAGAAACAGATCCCAGAATAGCAAAGAGGTATATAGATCGCATCTTTGTGATGAGACTACTTGACCTGTTTGATTCTGAAGATCCCCGTGAGAGAGAGTATTCAAAGACTATATTGCATCGCATTTATGGGAAATATATGATGCACAGGCCTTTCATACGGAAGGCAATCAACAATATATTCTATCGTTTCATTTATGAAACAGAGAGACACAATGGTATTGGAGAGTTGCTAGAAATTCTGGGAAGCATAATAAATGGTTTTGCAATGCCTCTCAAAGAAGAACATAAACTCTTTTTAGCAAGAGTTCTTATTCCTCTGCATAGGCCGAAATGTATTTCTTTTTACCATCAACAGCTATCATACTGTATCACTCAGTTTGTGGAAAAAGACTACAGATTAATAGATCCTGTTATCAGGGGTCTGTTGAAATTTTGGCCTGTCACAAATAGTCAGAAGGAAGTTATGCTTCTGGGTGAGTTGGAGGAACTTCTAGAAATAACTCAATCCCCAGAATTAGAATGTTGCATGGTCCCTTTATTTCAACAGATTGGCCGTTGCCTGCAATGCTTACATTTCCAG GTAGCAGAACGAGCTCTTTTCTTTTGGAGCAATGATcacattgtcaatctgatagcacAAAATCGAAATGTTATCCTTCCTCTCATTTTTGAAGCACTAGAAAAGAATACAGCATGTCATTGGCATCACTCAGTGAATGGCCTTACAATGAATGTAAGGAAAATGTTTATGGAAATGGATGAGAACTTGTATAAAGAATGCCAGGTGAAGTTCCAGGACAAACAAAACAGGACAAGAGAAAATGTAGAGAAGCGGGCAATAGCCTGGAAACAGTTGGAAGCGGCAAGTACATCCAAAGGTATCAATGAAGAGGAATCTATAATGAAGCTTCCAGCTAGCTGA
- the LOC131039791 gene encoding dehydrodolichyl diphosphate synthase 6-like — MSWIIMGGPIPIHIAIIMDGNRRFAQKQHMAKKSGHEFGAESLMQSLKHCYEFGIKYVTIYAFSIQNFRRSPEEVEALKELMHQKLQALLEKESLVNQLGIRVWLLGKLDLLPPSLHQTVEKVMARTMTNNRAILNVCIAYTSTKEIMQAVAGAGRRFEMGVSIDDIERHLFRAVLDYQRAYPNLRHLDF; from the coding sequence ATGTCATGGATAATAATGGGCGGTCCTATACCCATTCACATTGCAATAATAATGGACGGCAATCGCAGATTCGCGCAGAAACAGCACATGGCAAAGAAAAGTGGCCATGAATTCGGAGCAGAAAGCTTAATGCAAAGCCTTAAACATTGTTATGAATTTGGCATCAAATATGTGACAATCTACGCCTTCAGCATCCAGAATTTCAGGCGCTCGCCAGAGGAAGTGGAAGCGCTCAAGGAATTGATGCATCAAAAGCTCCAAGCCCTCCTAGAGAAGGAAAGCCTAGTAAACCAGCTCGGCATCCGGGTTTGGCTGCTTGGAAAACTAGATCTTCTGCCCCCCAGCCTCCACCAAACCGTCGAAAAAGTCATGGCACGCACCATGACCAATAACAGAGCAATTTTGAATGTATGCATTGCATATACCTCTACAAAGGAAATAATGCAAGCCGTTGCAGGAGCCGGCCGGAGGTTTGAAATGGGCGTTTCAATAGATGATATTGAGAGGCATTTGTTTAGGGCAGTTTTGGATTACCAAAGGGCCTACCCTAATCTCAGGCATTTGGATTTTTGA